A genomic segment from Microplitis demolitor isolate Queensland-Clemson2020A unplaced genomic scaffold, iyMicDemo2.1a ctg00000118.1, whole genome shotgun sequence encodes:
- the LOC128668897 gene encoding uncharacterized protein LOC128668897, with protein MEEKKRGETMIGNQRIHVMKYADDVALVADTEEELRGMLKELERYTEENKMEVNVEKTKILICRNGGRKKKGKKWMYKGSEVEEVKEFKYLGYHFTTRNSAGKQKKELAQKAQKATNAVWGVIKRSKRNSMRDRMYLMNTVARTVALYGVEVWGWEKSEEIERVHRRLCKMALGVRRDTPEYIWRDEMRVEMMEVILKERAVRYMKDCMMMEKERWPRIALKEEMRGIMNRCPTKWGKMVKVALKKM; from the coding sequence ATGGAAGAGAAGAAGAGAGGAGAAACAATGATTGGGAACCAACGAATACATGTCATGAAATATGCGGATGATGTGGCGCTAGTTGCGGACACAGAAGAGGAGCTAAGAGGGATGCTGAAAGAGCTGGAAAGATACACAGAAGAGAATAAGATGGAGGTGAACgtggaaaaaacaaaaattctaatatgcAGAAATGGAGGTAGAAAAAAGAAGGGAAAGAAATGGATGTATAAAGGAAGTGAGGTCGAAGaagtcaaagaatttaaatatcttgggTACCATTTCACCACAAGGAATAGCGcagggaaacaaaaaaaggaaCTAGCACAAAAAGCACAAAAGGCCACAAATGCAGTATGGGGAGTGATAAAAAGGAGCAAAAGGAACAGCATGAGGGACAGGATGTATCTGATGAACACTGTGGCAAGAACAGTAGCTTTGTACGGAGTGGAGGTCTGGGGGTGGGAAAAGTCGGAAGAAATAGAGAGGGTGCATAGGAGGCTCTGCAAGATGGCATTAGGAGTAAGAAGGGATACACCAGAATATATTTGGAGGGACGAGATGAGAGTAGAAATGATggaagtaatattaaaagaaagagCAGTAAGATATATGAAGGATTGTATGATGATGGAAAAAGAGAGATGGCCAAGGATAGCACTGAAAGAAGAAATGAGAGGGATTATGAACAGGTGCCCGACGAAATGGGGGAAAATGGTGAAGGTtgcgctaaaaaaaatgtaa
- the LOC128668898 gene encoding golgin subfamily A member 6-like protein 22 encodes MNEVEKAATMMEENEIVVLVETWVMEDKVEITCERLSKEFKWWAKPATREKQRGRAKGGHIIGIKKNFKLEWEVREWKYGMMLEESKESESIITVYNNVGMSKLETELRRQIEECANRDESVMIIGDFNARIGEENVTGEDEGRVRKKRKSRDKTVYSEGKKLLKMCDEGDEQEIEVRVVERIESDHLPVLARYKVKRNEEESKEGSCMSEEEEQEEIGANKLIWKKEKIQEYAEATQEALTEAVEEKNELKWEDIKEIVRKGAEKTGMVMKGKKDKDTKEKKKWYNIEGKKKEKKFRGRKKRAASNSIKAKQWEKHFSDLLNGEGNEESEEEENEPWKGEGSNEGSEEPKLDKNFSRREVKAAIRKLGNHKAPGEDGMTAEFIKNSAPDVIEWIGEIINRIWDEGSMPE; translated from the exons ATGAATGAGGTAGAAAAAGCTGCCACAATGATGGAAGAAAACGAGATTGTTGTGCTAGTGGAGACATGGGTAATGGAAGATAAGGTGGAAATAACATGTGAGAGGCTGAGCAAAGAATTCAAATGGTGGGCGAAGCCTGCGACGAGAGAGAAACAGAGAGGAAGAGCAAAGGGAGGTCATATTattgggataaaaaaaaatttcaaattagaaTGGGAAGTCAGGGAATGGAAATACGGAATGATGTTGGAAGAAAGTAAGGAAAGTGAAAGTATAATCACAGTGTATAACAATGTAGGAATGAGCAAATTAGAAACGGAGCTAAGAAGGCAGATAGAAGAATGTGCAAACAGGGACGAAAGTGTGATGATCATTGGGGACTTTAATGCGAGAATCGGAGAAGAAAACGTAACAGGAGAGGACGAAGGCAGAGtgaggaaaaaaagaaaatcgagAGACAAGACAGTATACagcgaaggaaaaaaattactaaagatGTGTGATGA AGGCGATGAGCAAGAAATAGAGGTAAGAGTGGTGGAAAGAATAGAGTCAGATCATCTACCAGTGTTGGCGAGATATAAGGTAAAGAGAAATGAGGAAGAGAGTAAGGAAGGAAGCTGCATGTCAGAGGAGGAAGAGCAGGAAGAAATTGGAGCAAATAAGCTGATctggaagaaagaaaaaatacaggAGTATGCAGAAGCAACGCAAGAAGCACTGACAGAAGCAGTAGAGGAAAAAAACGAGCTTAAGTGGGAGGATATAAAGGAAATAGTAAGAAAAGGGGCTGAAAAAACGGGGATGGTGATGAAAGGAAAGAAGGACAAAGATacaaaggagaaaaaaaagtggtacAATAtcgagggtaaaaaaaaagaaaagaa GTTCAGAGGAAGAAAGAAAAGAGCTGCAAGCAACAGCATAAAAGCAAAACAATGGGAAAAGCACTTTAGTGATCTGCTGAATGGGGAAGGCAATGAAGAAtcggaagaagaagaaaatgagCCGTGGAAAGGAGAAGGTAGTAATGAAGGATCAGAGGAGCCGAAGCTCGATAAAAACTTCAGCAGGAGAGAAGTGAAAGCCGCAATAAGAAAGCTCGGGAATCACAAAGCTCCAGGGGAAGACGGGATGACAGCAGAATTTATAAAGAACAGTGCACCAGATGTCATTGAATGGATAggcgaaattataaatagaatatggGACGAAGGAAGTATGCCAGAATGA